GGTACTTGGCCGCGACCGCCGGGTGGTCGAACTGGACCCCGCTGTCGATGTTGGCCACGACGATGCCGTCACCGCGTACGCCCAGGTCGTTCCAGACCTTGGGGGCGTTGATCCGGTCGAGGTTCCACTCGACGGCGTCGACCTCGGGCTCGCTGGTGCCGGGCAGGGGGTCGGGAATCGTGACCGGGTCGTCGGCCTCGATGGAGGCCACGTCCGGACGGGCCGCGATCTTCTCGGCGAGCGCCTTGTCACCGGTGATCTGCACGGTGTTGGCGATCCAGAACGACTTGTACGCCGCTCCGGCGTCCTTGGCCAGCGCGATGACTCCGGCCTGGGACTTCCTGGCGAACGCGGTCTTCGTTTCGAGGACGGCGCGGGCCTTGGCGGTCTTGCCCTTCGCGGAGCGGGCGGACGCCACGTCCGCTTCCTCCGCGAGGCCGACCCAGAAGGTCACCTTGTCCCGCTCGGCGAACTGCTTGAGCACCTTGCTCTCGGATTTGTCCTGGTAGGCGGACCGCGGCGCGGGGTCGTCCGTCCGTGCCTGGGCCGGCAGGGCGCCGATCATCAGGGGTAATGCGGTCGCCGCGGCGGTGAGGAGTGCGGCGGCGGACCGCCGTCTGAGACGCAGGGAACGTCTGATCACGAGCTCTCCTTCAGAGATCGGCGGGGTTCTCCCGCCGTAGGGGATGAAGGAACAGGCGCGGGTGCCGCTCACAGCTGCCGCTGCCCGCTGGAACGTGTGGGGGGCACAGCAAGCGCTTGAGCTCAGGGAGGAGCATGAGGGAGATGGGGCGCGGCGCGGTAGAGCGCACGGAAGAGCCCCGGACGTAATTGGCCGAACTTTGGGGTGTGCCGGGGTTTCCCATGGGCAAGTACCCACGGCTTCCGCGACGGGACCCGTGCCCGGCCCGGCCCCACATTGGCGAAATCGGGTTCCCGGGACCCGCGCCGCCGGGGCCCCCGGTCACTGCCTAGACTTACCGGCCATGAACAGCGAGTCGGCCCGCCCGTCGCCCGGCGACCACCCCTCATCGAGACGCTCCGCGTCGCACCCTGTTGTTGAGGTCGCCGGCCTGGTGAAGCGGTACGGCACCAAGACCGCGGTGGACGGCCTCGACCTCGATGTCCGGGCCGGCGCGGTCACCGCGGTCCTCGGCCCCAACGGGGCAGGCAAGACCACCACCATCGAGACCTGCGAGGGCTACCGGAAGCCGGATGCCGGGACCGTACGCGTCCTCGGCCTCGACCCGGTCGCCGACGCCGGGGCACTGCGCCCCCGGGTCGGGGTGATGCTCCAGTCGGGCGGGGTGTACTCCGGTGCGCGGGCCGACGAGATGCTGCGCCACATGGCCAGGCTGTACGCGCACCCGCTGGACGTCGACGCCCTGATCGAACGGCTCGGCCTCGGCAGCTGCGGACGTACCACCTACCGCCGGCTCTCCGGCGGCCAGCAGCAGCGGCTCGCCCTGGCGATGGCCGTCGTGGGCCGCCCCGAGCTGGTCTTCCTGGACGAGCCGACCGCGGGCCTGGACCCGCAGGCCCGCCGCTCCACCTGGGATCTCGTACGGGAACTGCGCGCCGACGGCGTCTCGGTCGTCCTGACCACCCACTTCATGGACGAGGCCGAGGAGCTCGCCGACGACGTCGCGATCATCGACGCGGGCCGGGTCATCGCCCAGGGCAGCCCGGAGTCGCTCTGCCGCGGCGGCGCCGAGAACACCCTGCGCTTCACCGGCCGTCCCGGCCTCGACCTCGGCTCGCTGCTCAAGGCGCTGCCCGACGGTTCCGAGGCGGCCGAGCCGGTCGCCGGCGCGTACCGCATCACGGGAGAGGTCGACCCGCAGCTGCTGGCCACCGTGACCTCCTGGTGTGCCCAGCACGGAGTGATGCCCTCCGGTATCGCCGTGGAGCGGCACACGCTCGAGGACGTCTTCCTGGAACTGACCGGCAAGGAGCTGCGCGCATGAGCGCCGGTACGTACACCCCCCGTCCGGGCGGGGCCCCGCTGTCCCGCATGATCGCCGCGCAGACGGCGCTGGAGACGCGAATGCTGCTGCGCAACGGCGAGCAGCTGCTCCTCACGGTGATCATCCCGACCCTGCTCCTCGTGCTGTTCAGCGCGGTCGACATCGTGGACACCGGGACGGGCCGGCCGGTCGACTTCCTGACGCCC
The Streptomyces sp. NBC_00234 DNA segment above includes these coding regions:
- a CDS encoding ABC transporter ATP-binding protein, giving the protein MNSESARPSPGDHPSSRRSASHPVVEVAGLVKRYGTKTAVDGLDLDVRAGAVTAVLGPNGAGKTTTIETCEGYRKPDAGTVRVLGLDPVADAGALRPRVGVMLQSGGVYSGARADEMLRHMARLYAHPLDVDALIERLGLGSCGRTTYRRLSGGQQQRLALAMAVVGRPELVFLDEPTAGLDPQARRSTWDLVRELRADGVSVVLTTHFMDEAEELADDVAIIDAGRVIAQGSPESLCRGGAENTLRFTGRPGLDLGSLLKALPDGSEAAEPVAGAYRITGEVDPQLLATVTSWCAQHGVMPSGIAVERHTLEDVFLELTGKELRA